TCGGCTCCTTTGCCCAGTTGCCTGGCGGTTGCTTCGCGCGTTTCCCGCTCAGGTGAGAACAGGCCGGAGACATCGACTACCGGTAGGTGGGTAAACGCAGTATGCGCTGAAGTGCCGGGTTGCCTCGACGCCATAATAACCTCCAGATTGAATGATCAGGATGTCATCTGGTCGTCCAGATGCTACGCGCGCCTGACTCTCTGTCGGATGACTTCGGTCTTCCGGGTCGTCCCGGAACAGCCCACGCATCTTGCGTTGGCTTGGCGCACAGATATACAAAGCAATACACATACCAAGACATCAACAACGAGCTTTCAGGCCCGTATATGGCCGGTCGCACTGCTTGCGCTGTTCTATCTGGTGGCGATTTACATACTGCGTTTCCCGTTGGAATACGTTTTCGCACCAAACTTGTGCCTGATCGAGCACCAAAAACGAGCGTCGGCGCCATCCAGGATGTAGAAGCGGACCCGGCCGCGAAGCAGGATCCACAACCCCCTTCGCGCCCAGGTGCGCTCCTACGCATGCACGGTCCCGCCCCGGCGGAGGCGTCTTCGTGTGCCCAGTTCACCGGCCTCTGGGCCGGGAAGGCATGGCACCGTTATTGCAGGCGCTTTGGTGGAGAAGCTGCGTTCAAGGAAGAAATACATTGCTGCAAATAGCTGACTAGGGTTCCGGCTCGCAAGGTAGGCGAGTGGCTGGTCCGAGAGTTGGCGACCTCCGACGAGGTTACACGGCGGGATAAAAGCCCGGGAGAATTGCGTCCCCGCACGCAGCTCGCCGTCGTCACGCCTATCGATTGGAGATTACAAATGTTTGTATCGGCACAGAGCACCGAGCTGTTTGCATCTGGCGGCCCCATCGCCAACGCCACTGATCATGTAATTCCCGCCCCGTTAGCTATCCAGCTCAAAGATGTTGAAGGGTCGGGCGGGGGCACCGTCATATGAGCACCATCGTGCCGCAGCTGCTGCTTGTTCTAGGGGCCTCTCTATGGGGGCTGGGCTGGATACCGCTGCATTACTTCGCCGATCAAGGCTGGGTAGGCATGCCGCTTGTGGTGGTGACTTACGGGTTGCTTGCTGTGGTGGCGATTCCCGTGCTCTGGTGGGAGCGCAGAGCGTGGCGTGCGCAGCGCGGTAGCCTGCTGGTCATCACTTTCTGTGGGGGATGGGCTGCGGCCGCTCTGGTGACGGCATTGGCGATAGGCGACGTGGTGCGTGTGATGCTGCTGTTCTACCTCGCCCCTGTCTGGGGAATGCTTGGGGCTTGGCTGATCCTGGGCGAACGTCTCAACCCGTTGCGCCTGATGGCACTGCTGCTCGCAATGCTCGGGGTAGTCCTGACGCTTGATCTTGACGCTGATACCTTTTCATCGCTGGAAGCGGCCGATTGGTTAGGACTCAGCGCTGGGCTGAGTTTCGCTCTGAACAACCTGGCGACCCGTGCCGGCGACCAAATCCCTCTGGCGAGCAAGACGCTCGCATGCTATATCGGCAGCGCCATGCTGGCGGGATTTGTCTGCATACTGTTCGCCCAGCCCATCCCGCCGATTGATCTACAAATAAGCTGGCAAATTGCGCTGTTGTCGCTCGGCTGGCTCCTCGCGCTGGGGCTGGTTCAATATGGACTTACTCATGTCGAGGCCGGACGCGCTGCGGTATTGATCGTTTGCGAGTTGGTAGCGGCGGTGCTGTCTTCGGCGTGGCTAGGTGATCGTGCGATCAGTAGCGCCGAATGGGTTGGCGCCATGTTGATCACAGTCGCGGCCCTCATAGCTGGATGGCCAGAACGGGAATTGCCTGACAAACCGTTGACCTCGCCAGACCCGGCGTAGCACTACTACCTCATGCGAAACCCTCTTCTGCCGACACGACCGCTCGATTAGGGGGCTACCAGCGCTACCTTGGGTATCGTTAGCGGCGATGCCCCAGGTCCGCTTCGGGTCGAGAGCCGCCGCGATGAAACTGGCTGCTGTCGAGAAAAGCAGCCGTTCGATGACATTGCTGCCGCTCCCCAAGGGGTCAATTCGTGGAGGCAGTGCTCGAACGCAGCCGCTCGCGAAAAAATAAATCTCTCCCCTTTTCCTTCGCGGTTCAGCGTTCCGGATAGTGCGACCGCAGTCGCAGTCTTCGTGCATCAGTCAACGAGTCAGCCGCCGAAACCGAAATACCAGACGGCCACCGGGACACCCGACAACAGCACGAGTGAGGCTATGACCAGCGCACCGTCCCGCGTCAGCAGACCGGCGGCAAACAGAGCGATCACCGCCGAGGCAATGGAGCCCGAGGTGGGGATGATCTCCATGAACGGCATGAACAGCGTCAGACACAGGATCAGAATCAGCGGCAACCAGAGCCATGGGCGATGGAACAGAAAGGTCAAACGCGGCTTCAGAAATCGCTCGACGAAATGCACCGGCTTGCGCAGCCAGCCGATCCCCTTGCAGAGCTTCTCACTGGACATCCGTCTGCGAGTGATGAAGCCCGGCAACCAGAGGCAGTTGCGCCCTGCGATCATCTGCACGACCATAATGAAGACGACCACCGCGACGACCGTCGTGATGCCGGGTATGGCGCTCGCGGGAGAGGTAGAGATGAGCGAGAACACGAGCATCAGCGAGGCAAAGGAGTGCGTTCCAAGCTTCTCGATCACCTCTGTTACCGCTATGCTCTCGCCGTGGATGGAGCTCTCGAGTTGATCGAGAACGTCGCTGAGAGCGTGTGTTACTTCTGCCATAGGTTACCCTGCCGAGCTGCATTGTATTGAAAGCCGTAAGCGATCTTCCGGCGGAAGTATGCCGCTGTAAGCGTCCTTAACCGCGGCATTCTCGTTCGGCGCCCCCTCTTCCTTGACCTCGCCACGAACAAGGGCCTCCGTGACTATCTCGCTCCTTCGGCGTCTGCCGAGGCTGGTGCCAGAGGTCCGCAGGACGCAATAATCCCTGAATCACGATGACCAGATCTGCCAAGCCATTCGGAGCGGATTTCCCCTTCGATGCTCTCACAGCGCTTGGGCGCTTTCATGGAGCACCCTTTGCTGGGAAGTTTGATGCCGCAAATGGTCAGGAATTCCGGGCCGAGGGCTTCATCTCAGCGTGGGACTGAGAGAATGGGGGAATGTCCGCTTCGTCCGCGAATCCGGAATAAATAAATCTGCCGCCTTTTTTGCACAGCCACCAAACACAGGAGTGAGATTTTTTGGACAGTACGAAAGCGTTTGCGATTCGCCACATGGATCCTGAGCGGTACCGCCAGGAGACGCGCAAGAGCACGTTGATTGTGGCGGTGAGCTTTGCCGTGCTGGCGATGTCTTTTTCCGCTCTCGCTGTAGCGTTGTTCGGCAGCCCGGAGGGCGACAACTTCCGCTGGAATCTGGCCGGTGTGGTCCTCGGACTGGTTGTCGCTGTCATGCTGGTGCGCAATGTCCTCTGGGCCCAGCCGTGGATGGATTCCGCCGCCTATGGCTGGCGGCTCAAGCGCAGCCTGATGAGCATCACCAACATCATGCACCACGTTGAAACCGGCGTGAAATGTCGTTCGCCTGAGGCAATGAAGTTGCTGCGGTTCTATCATCTCGGCCAGATTGAAATGCATAGGCTCGACGGCAATACCCAAGCATTGGACGATATGAACGAGGCGATGGAAAGGCACAGGGAGGCGATGCTCGAAGAGAGCCTGGATGTGGACCAGTACCGACTTGATCCTGCCTGGCTGGACCACAAGAACTGGAAACGAGATGAGCTGGGTTAGCGTAAATTGTTCGTAGAGAGACCGTATGAGCCAGCTACTCTGTAGGACTCGGCGTCACCTGCCGAAGCTGCAGACAAGCCCAGTCGACAAAAGCTTTTACCCGGGGCGACAGCTCCAGCGAGTGCGGGTAAACCAGCTGAATAGGTATATCCGCTGGTTCGAAGTTCGAGAGCACTCGGATCAAGCGACCATCAGCCAACTCATCCGCAACCTGATAATGGAAAAACCGGGCGACCCCGATGTTCTGCGTACATGCCAGGCTGGCAGCTCTGACTTGCGTACAGGTTAGCCTGGGATCAATCGTCTCAGCCCACTCCTGATCCCCGTGACGAAAACGCCAACGCCGGCCCTGCGAAGCGAGTGTGATGCACGCATGTTCGTGCAGCGATGCCGGTGCGGCGAGAGCAGAAGCTGCTTGCAGATACTCGGGACTGGCGCAGGTGATGAGTCGAGTGCAGCCGACATGCCGAGCAACCAACGAGGAATCCGGCAGATGGCCTATCCGTATCGCCAGGTCGAGCCGCTCGTCCAACAGAGGAGCGATGGTGTCACTGAGGCTAAGCTCGGCCCTGACTTGCGGATTGTCGTTCAGAAACTCGTTCACGAGCGGAGCCACGTAGCGGTGACCAAACTCTATTGGTGCAGTGATGCGCAGCAACCCACGAATCACACCATCCCGGGCCTCCAGACGCTTTTCCATTTCATCGAAATCAGCTAGCACCTGCCTACACCAGCCCAGGTACTCCTCTCCCTCGACGGTCAAAGCCATACGTCTAGTGCTGCGGTTGAGCAGTCGCACATTCAGATGGCGCTCCAGCGCAGCGAGCGAACGCACAAGCGAAGCTACCGATTGGCCAGTGGCGTTCGCTGCCGCGCTCAAGCTGCCGCAATCGACGATCCGAACAAAGTTGGCCATTGCCTTGAGCCTATCCATTACCACCTTCCGATTTGTGCGCTGAGCGCATAAATATTGTCAGCTTTGAGCCCTAGATAGCAGGCCTGCTCCAGCAGACACTGAGAATCCGATTTCATCTGGAGCTCCATACCATGCACAACGCTAACAACCTTTCGCGGATTCTGGCGTATGACCACGTCGGAATCCGGGTAAGCGACAAACCGCGCTCGATGTCCTTTTACCAGGCGCTTGGCTTCGTCGAAACCGCCAGCTTTCCACTTCACGAGGCCAACGAAATGCTTAGCTCAAACGGCGTCCGTATCAATCTGATCTTCAATGGCGCCCGTCCACGCAGCGCCCACAACGTACTGCTCGACGCACCGATAAAACTACCCGGCATGACGCATCCGGCCTTCGTCGTTGACGACCTCGGCGCGCTTGAGTCATGGCTGGGCGTACAGAACATTCCCATCACGGAGGGGCCGCACCACATCGGCCCCCGGCGAATTGCCCTGTTTATTCGCGACCCGGATGGCAACGTCCTGGAGTTCAGTCAACTCGTTGAAGGAGAAGCGTAGTGAAACTGTATGACGTAGAAGCATCCGGCAACTGCTACAAGGTGAGGCTTCTTGCTTCGCTTGCCAACATCGAGCTTCAACTGGAGCCGGTCGACTTGGCGAATAACGAGCACAGAAAACCGCCGATGGCGGACATGAATCCTTTGGCCCAGGTGCCCGTTCTGGTAGATGGATCCTCTGTCCTCAGAGACTCGCAGGCTATCCTGGTTTACCTGGCTGGCACATATGGCGGACTGGCTTGGTGGCCGTCGCATGCTCAGGGGCAGGCAGAAATCACGCAATGGCTGAGCTTCACGGCCAATGAGATCCAGCACAGCCTATGTGCCGCCCGGTTGGTCCAGAAGTTTGCCGCGCCGCTGGACAAGGCAGCGGCGCTGGCCAAGTCACCGGCTGTTCTGCTGCTGCTCGACGAGCATCTGAGAAACAACGACTGGCTGGCGATGGCGCGGCCCACCATTGCCGAGTGTGCGGTGTATCCCTATGTTGCGCTCGCACCCGAAGGCGATGTCGACATCAGCCCCTATCAACACGTAGCGGGCTGGATGAAGCGGTTAGAGACGTTGCCAGGCTCCTTGCCCAAGCCCTGAAAGAGTAACGGGGGGCTGCTCACCGGGTGTTGAGAAGCAGCCCGATCCACGGCGTCTCGGTGAGGATTCGACATCGTCCGAAGTAGACACCACGGGCAAAGCATTCATCATCCGCAATTTCCAGGCCCGGCCTGCCAGCAAAAGCCAGTACGGCCACGGCTTCGTACTGAACAGCTCAGTGAACGAGGTGGTTCGTCATAGCGTACCGTCACGATCTCAGGTGCTTCGGCCCATAAGCGGACGTCCGAATTCGTCGGCGTACGGTCCTTGGCCGAGTTTCAGCTACGTGCCGGTCTAATTATGCCATTTGCTTATGGATTGGCATCACGTACCCAGGATGGCTGCTTGGCTCGACCGCGCGAGGCCGTTCCCCTGCTACGCTGTTATGTCACGAATCGCGGTGATTCTGATGGGCCCTTGAGTTTTGGCATTCGCTCGCGCCTGAATATGACCCGCGAGACAGATCCAACGATTCTGCGCGGCACCGTATCGTATCCACTGTGTCTATTGGCAGGGTTTGTCTAGTCGGAAAAGACTTCGATTGTTTTCAAGGCCAGCCAGGCACCGCCAGAAGCGCAATATCAGCGTGCGATTACCGCCCGCGTCTACTTATAACAACGTACCTAGAAAGGATTGTCCATGAGAGGCACCACCGCCAGAGAAGGGGGAACGCAAGGCCACTTGGTCGGCTACGGCTCCAAGGCGTACCGCAACTATGTGCTCTTCGCGCTGACACTTATTTACATCTTGAATTTCGTCGACCGCGCCCTGCTAGCGGTTGTCGGCCCCGATCTGGTGCCGGACCTCGGAATTACCGACACTCAGTTTGGGCTTCTCACTGGCTTCGGTTTCGCCCTGCTCTATACCGCCGTGGGCATTCCGCTAGCGCGCTTTGCTGATGTCGCCCATCGCGTATGGATCATGACCATCTGCGTAGCCCTGTGGTCGGTGATGACGGCGCTCTGCGGCCTTGCAACGGAAGTCACGATCGGCTCGATTACCATCGGCGCGTTCTGGATTCTGCTGATGTGTCGCGTCGGTGTGGGTATCGGCGAGGCAGGCTGTACACCGCCGGCCAACTCCCTGATCGCGGATTATTTCATTCCGCGTGAAAGGTCCCAGGCGCTGGGTTTCTACGCCATGGGCGTAACCCTAGGCACCATGTTCGCCAACCTGATCGGCGGCTGGGTTACCGACACCTTCGACTGGCGCACCGCCTTTTTCGTCGTCGGTTTGCCGGGCTTGCTGGTCGCCCTTGTTTTCAAATTGACGGTCAAGGAGCCGCCGCGCGGCTACACCGACCCGGCGCAAGCCGAGAAAAAAGAGCGAGCCAGCCTGAGCGAGGCTATCCACGAGCTGATGGGCAAGCCGGCTTTCTGGCTGATGACTGCCGGCGCCACCATTGCCGCGTTCTGCGGTTACGGTATCTCCTCATTCCAGTCGCTCTTTCTGGTCCGCACCTACGAAATCACCGCCGGTCAGGCGGCAATCTGGATCAACACGCCGGTAGCTCTGTCCGCGGCCATTGGCACCTTCGCCACCGGTTGGCTAGCGACCAGAATTTACAAGAAGCACCCGGGCGCCATCGCCTGGGTACCGGCGGTGGGCCTGACACTGTCGGTTCCCTGTTACATTTTCGCCTTCACGACCGACAATCTGCTCTACGCTGCGATCGGCCTGGTCATCGGCGGCTTCGTGAAGTACGGCTATCTAGCCGCCCAGTACACGATTGGCCAGGGTGTGGTAAGCATGCGGGTGCGCGCAATGGCCACGGCAGTGATGCTGCTTCTCGTCAACCTGGTTGGCTACGGCTTCGGCCCGCTGTTCATTGGCGCAGTCTCCGACATCTTCTTCAAGTCCGGCATCGCCGAGCTCGGGGTTGCGGCTGGCGACCTGGCGCGAAATCAGTGTCACCCTTCCGTTGTCGGTCAGCTGAACCCCGAGCTGCAGGAAGTCTGTGGACAGGTCTACGCGCAAAGCCTTCAAACCGCCATGGTCATCATGGCCTGCCTGTACCTTGCCAGCGCTCTGTGCTTCCTGTTGACCTGGCGCCGGCTAGGCAAGGATATGGTAGACAGACAGGATACAAAACCGGTTACGCCATAAGTGGCTACCCAGAGGGCGCATCGCGCCCTCTTTTTTTGCGCTTAAAAGAGTAGTTGGGGTCGATGAACTGACCCAATTTTGCGCTCCCGCGCCACCGGCTGGTCGCCGTTCGCGAGTGTACGGCTATGGCCTGTGCAAGAACCAGGGGAGCTGTAGGCAGGTTGATTCTTCGTTTCTAGCACTATCGTCTGGATGAAGATGAAGCAGCGAGAAGGTGGTGCTGTGAAAATTGGGTGTCAGTGGATGGCTGCTTTCGCTGCCGCTCGTATGCCCACTCTCGCCATAGGAAGTATCGGCTCAACGGGGAATCGAGACGATCGTCTCGGAGGAGGATGACCCCCAAGCAGGCTCTCGCAGATTTTCTTCAGCGATTGGTGAGCTAGGGGATTCGGTCGCGACCAGAAGGGTTGATATTTTGTCCA
The nucleotide sequence above comes from Halopseudomonas xinjiangensis. Encoded proteins:
- a CDS encoding DMT family transporter, with product MSTIVPQLLLVLGASLWGLGWIPLHYFADQGWVGMPLVVVTYGLLAVVAIPVLWWERRAWRAQRGSLLVITFCGGWAAAALVTALAIGDVVRVMLLFYLAPVWGMLGAWLILGERLNPLRLMALLLAMLGVVLTLDLDADTFSSLEAADWLGLSAGLSFALNNLATRAGDQIPLASKTLACYIGSAMLAGFVCILFAQPIPPIDLQISWQIALLSLGWLLALGLVQYGLTHVEAGRAAVLIVCELVAAVLSSAWLGDRAISSAEWVGAMLITVAALIAGWPERELPDKPLTSPDPA
- a CDS encoding exopolysaccharide biosynthesis protein, which codes for MAEVTHALSDVLDQLESSIHGESIAVTEVIEKLGTHSFASLMLVFSLISTSPASAIPGITTVVAVVVFIMVVQMIAGRNCLWLPGFITRRRMSSEKLCKGIGWLRKPVHFVERFLKPRLTFLFHRPWLWLPLILILCLTLFMPFMEIIPTSGSIASAVIALFAAGLLTRDGALVIASLVLLSGVPVAVWYFGFGG
- a CDS encoding DUF3087 family protein, with translation MDPERYRQETRKSTLIVAVSFAVLAMSFSALAVALFGSPEGDNFRWNLAGVVLGLVVAVMLVRNVLWAQPWMDSAAYGWRLKRSLMSITNIMHHVETGVKCRSPEAMKLLRFYHLGQIEMHRLDGNTQALDDMNEAMERHREAMLEESLDVDQYRLDPAWLDHKNWKRDELG
- a CDS encoding LysR substrate-binding domain-containing protein codes for the protein MDRLKAMANFVRIVDCGSLSAAANATGQSVASLVRSLAALERHLNVRLLNRSTRRMALTVEGEEYLGWCRQVLADFDEMEKRLEARDGVIRGLLRITAPIEFGHRYVAPLVNEFLNDNPQVRAELSLSDTIAPLLDERLDLAIRIGHLPDSSLVARHVGCTRLITCASPEYLQAASALAAPASLHEHACITLASQGRRWRFRHGDQEWAETIDPRLTCTQVRAASLACTQNIGVARFFHYQVADELADGRLIRVLSNFEPADIPIQLVYPHSLELSPRVKAFVDWACLQLRQVTPSPTE
- a CDS encoding VOC family protein, with product MHNANNLSRILAYDHVGIRVSDKPRSMSFYQALGFVETASFPLHEANEMLSSNGVRINLIFNGARPRSAHNVLLDAPIKLPGMTHPAFVVDDLGALESWLGVQNIPITEGPHHIGPRRIALFIRDPDGNVLEFSQLVEGEA
- a CDS encoding glutathione S-transferase family protein, translated to MKLYDVEASGNCYKVRLLASLANIELQLEPVDLANNEHRKPPMADMNPLAQVPVLVDGSSVLRDSQAILVYLAGTYGGLAWWPSHAQGQAEITQWLSFTANEIQHSLCAARLVQKFAAPLDKAAALAKSPAVLLLLDEHLRNNDWLAMARPTIAECAVYPYVALAPEGDVDISPYQHVAGWMKRLETLPGSLPKP
- a CDS encoding spinster family MFS transporter, which produces MRGTTAREGGTQGHLVGYGSKAYRNYVLFALTLIYILNFVDRALLAVVGPDLVPDLGITDTQFGLLTGFGFALLYTAVGIPLARFADVAHRVWIMTICVALWSVMTALCGLATEVTIGSITIGAFWILLMCRVGVGIGEAGCTPPANSLIADYFIPRERSQALGFYAMGVTLGTMFANLIGGWVTDTFDWRTAFFVVGLPGLLVALVFKLTVKEPPRGYTDPAQAEKKERASLSEAIHELMGKPAFWLMTAGATIAAFCGYGISSFQSLFLVRTYEITAGQAAIWINTPVALSAAIGTFATGWLATRIYKKHPGAIAWVPAVGLTLSVPCYIFAFTTDNLLYAAIGLVIGGFVKYGYLAAQYTIGQGVVSMRVRAMATAVMLLLVNLVGYGFGPLFIGAVSDIFFKSGIAELGVAAGDLARNQCHPSVVGQLNPELQEVCGQVYAQSLQTAMVIMACLYLASALCFLLTWRRLGKDMVDRQDTKPVTP